Part of the Cloacibacterium caeni genome is shown below.
GGAAAAAGTAAATTACGTTTTTGTGCTTTTCTCTGCTGAAGAAGACGGACTGATTGGCTCTAAAAAATTCGCAGAAAATGTAAAATCTCAATATCCTAATGTAATCACCATGATTAATATGGATATGGTAGGAAGATTAGACAAAGATAAAAACCTTACGGTAGGAGGTGTAGGTTCTTCTCCTGTTTTCCCAGATTTGGTGAAAAAAGTGAAACCTGCAGGTTATAATATTACTCTTGATGAATCTGGAGTTGGTCCTTCTGACCACACCAGCTTTTATCTGAAAGATATTCCTGTTTTATTCTTGTTTACTGGAACGCATGCAGATTATCACAAACCAAGTGATGACAGTGATAAAATAAATTTCGATGGCGTAAAAACAATTACCAATTATGTATTTGGCATTGCGAATGAACTTTCTCAGAAATCTGAAATTCCGTTTACGAAGACCAAAACCACTTCTACCAAATCTGTCCCAAAATACAAAGTAACACTAGGAATTATGCCAAGTTATGCCGATTCTAAAGATGGTTTGCACATTGACGGAGTTACTGATAACAGACCTGCTGCACTTGCAGGAATTCAGTCTGGAGACATTCTTACCCAAATTGGAGATTGCAAAATCACCGAAGTTTATTCTTATATGGATTGTCTATCAAAACTTAATGCTGGAGACGAAAAAGAAGTTACCGTGATTAGAAATGGGGAAACAAAAATTTTTAAGGTGAAATTCTAATCTTAATTCAAAATACCATTAAATCCATCACTTTAAAATATCAATTGGAACGGGCTTTAGCCCGTTTTTTTTAATCCAATACAAGATTGGCTTTAGCCAAATTTTATCTAGGTTTTGGCTAAAGCCATTTATTTTTTTGACTTTTTCATCGGGCTAAAGCCCGACGCAATTGATAAGCTTGTAAATTTTAGAATATTAATATTGTACAAATAGAACAACTATTAAATTTCGTTTTTTAGGTTAAAGAAAATTTGATAACAAAAAACTCGCTCCGAAATTTTGGAACGAGTTTTTTTCTATTTATACTATCTCAGAAGTAAGACCTCTGGAAATTAATTTTTCATGCATGGGTTTTAGAAGTTCCATACTGCCAGTTTTCACGGTGCATTTGCCTTTGTAATGTACCAAAATAGTACATTGTTCAGCTTGTTCTAGCGTATGTTTACAAATTTCGATTAAACACTCTATCACGAAATCAAAAGTGTTTACATCATCATTATGCAGCACTAATTTATAGACTTCGTCTTCCTGTTCTAGAAGCGCTACTTCTTCTTGATATTCTCTTTGAGGATTATCGTAAAATTTCATTTTGATTGAAGTTAACTTTGAGGTAAAGGTAAAAGTTGAAATTAATTAGATTTCGCTAATTTCTTCGGTTAAGTCATCTACAATATCTTTTGGTTCATACACCAGTTCTACCAATTCCACCGACTTATTATTCATTTTCAAAATTTTGAAATGATAATCATCGATATCGAACTCCTGATTTTCTTCTGGAATATCTTCTAATTGATGCAGAATAAATCCAGCTAAAGTATTGTATTCTCCCACTTCCGAAAGTTCCTTCGGCAAACACTCGTTAATTTCTTCTAAAGGTTGAGTTGCTTTTACCCAGAAAACGTTTTCGCCTACTTGGTCTACAATTTTATCTTCATCATCTTCTTCATCTTGAATTTCACCTACCAATTCTTCTAAAATATCTTCTAACGTAAGAATACCTTCTGTACCTCCGAATTCATCGATAACAATGGCTAAATGCTGTTTCTTTTGTTGGAAAACATTTAACAAGTCTGAAATCTTTTTACTACCAACCACGAAGAATGCTTCTCTCAAAAACTCTTTTAAATCAAGGTCTTTGTTTTTGATGTATTCTCTCATAATTTCCTTGGTGTAGAAAAGTCCGATAATGTTATCAATCGAGTTTTTAAACACTGGGATTCTAGAATATCCACAATCGATGATTTGTTTTAGAATTTCTTCTTTATCATCTTCTATATCAATAGAAATAATATTTTGACGAGGCACCATCACTTGTTTTGCAGTGTGGTCTGTAAAATCAAAAGCATTTTTAATGATTTCGTAGTTTTCTTCTTCTATTTCTCCACTATCAGCTGATTGTTTTACCAATAACTGAAGTTCTTCTGTAGAGTGAATATCATGTTCGGAAGCGGGATGAATTCCTATTAATTTTAAAAAAGCATTTGAAAATAAATTCATTAACCAAATAAATGGTTTGAAAATATTGTAGAATAATCTTAATGGTGCAGAAATGAATAACGTAGTGGCTTCTGATTTTCTAATGGCAATAGATTTAGGTACTAACTCCCCAAAAACAATATGCATTACGGTAATGATTAAAAAACTGACTACCACAGAAATAGTCGTAATCATGGTAGGTGCAATATTGATATTGAAATAAGAGAATATGCCATGGAAAACATGTTCCAGAGCGCTTTCTCCTACCCAACCTAATGCTAATGAAGCTAAGGTAATCCCTAATTGTGTAGCAGATAAATAAGCATCTAAATGTTTGATGATGTGTTCGGCTTGTTTCGCCATTTTGTTTCCTTCAGCAGCCTTAATTTGAATCTGAGAATAACGAACCTTAACGATGGAGAATTCCGCCGCTACGAAAAAACCGTTTAATAATACAAGTAATAATGCAATAAGTAGTTTGACGACACTATCGTAATCCATTTATAAAAAATTGTGAATTGATTAATCTATGCAAATATATGATTATTTTTAATATAAAAGTTTAATAAAAAAGAGTGCGTAAACGCACCCTTTTTTTGGTCTAAAAATCGAAATATGAAGAAAATTACTACTTCCTGTTGTAAAAAAAAAATTTCTACTGCAGTTTACATAATAACCTTAATTTTACTGCAGTAGAAAATTTATCATCATTTGTGTTTTGGGTTATTACGGTGCAAATTTAAAACGATTTATTTTATGTTTCAATTACACTTTTGTGTAACCTTTTCTTTAAATCTACAGTTCAAAAGTACACCCAAACCCCATGATATACAATACGCTTAATTACGTATTTTAATTTTTAGTTTTATTCTTTTTAACTAATTTCCATTAGATAAGAAAAACTAAGTAAATTTAATCATTATAAACAAAATTAAATTTCTATAGTGAACTCATAAAATAAACTTATCATTTTACCATCATCAAAAAGGGCATCAACCTGAGTTGACGCCCTTTCATTTATCGTATAAAAGAAATATTTCTTAACTATTTTTAAGTGCTTCTGCACCAGAAACGATTTCTAAAATTTCATTAGTAATTGCAGCTTGACGCGCTTTGTTATAGAAAATTACCAAATCATTTTTAAGTGCTTGTGCATTGTCAGTCGCTTTGTGCATTGCAGTCATTCTCGCTCCATGTTCAGATGCGATAGAATCTAGCACTGCTTTGTACACTTGCGTTTTAATAGATTTAGGAATTAGGCTATCCAAAATCTCGTTTCTGTTGGGTTCAAAAATATAATCACTGTTTGCATTACCATCAGTTTCCGGCATTGATATTGGTAATAGCTGTTCAGTTTTTACTTCTTGATTAGCAGCATTTAAAAATTTATTATAAATTAGATGTACTTCATCAAATTTTCCTTGGCTGAAATCCTTCATCACAGCAGAAGTCACTTTTGATACTTTTTCAAAACTCACATGATCAAAGATGGCACTTTGATTGTCATATACCGTTCTGTTTTTCTTTACAGCATCAAAAACTTTTTTCCCGATGGTTAACACTTCTACTTCTACAGCAGAATTAGAAATTCTGTGGTTTAATTCTTTGATAATAGATGAGTTAAAAGCACCAGCCAAACCTCTATTAGAAGTAATAGCGATGTATAGTACTTTTTTCACCTCTCTCTTTTGTGCAAAAGCAGAAACGTTATCAGAATCAGAGCTTGCGCTTACATTCTGAATGATCTCTTGAAGTTTTTCAGAATAAGGTCTTAACATTACAATCGCATCTTGTGCTTTTTTCAGTTTCGCAGCGGAAACCATTTTCATCGCACTTGTAATCTGCATTGTAGATGAAATAGAAGTTATTCTTCCTCTAATTTCTTTTAAATTTGCCATATTTAGTTTAGTTGTTGGTTGTCGGTTGTTGGTTGCTAGTCTTAGAAAATTCCGTCAACTATCAACCAAAAACCATCAACTAATTTTAGTTATATTTAGAAGCTAAATCTGTAGCTACTTGCTTAAGAACACCTGTTAAACTGTCATCAATCTTACCTGATTTAAGAGCAGCCATTACTTCTGGGTGTTTATTTTTTAAGAAGTCTACGTATTCTACTTGGAATTCTCTTACTTTTCTTACAGGAACGTTTCTCAATAAGTTTTCAGTTCCTGCGTAAATCATCGCTACTTGTGATTCTACAGGTAGTGGAGAGTTTACTGGTTGTTTAAGAATTTCTACGTTTCTTTCTCCTTTTGCGATTACCGCCATAGTAGCAGCATCTAAGTCAGAACCAAATTTAGCAAAAGCTTCTAATTCTTTGTACTGCGCTTGGTCAAGTTTCAAGGTACCCGAAACTTTTTTCATAGACTTAATCTGAGCGTTACCTCCTACTCTCGATACAGAAATACCTACGTTAATCGCTGGTCTCACCCCAGAGTTGAATAAATCTGACTCTAAGAAGATCTGTCCGTCTGTAATCGAAATTACGTTGGTAGGAATATATGCTGATACGTCACCTGCTTGAGTTTCGATGATTGGAAGAGCCGTTAACGAACCACCTCCTTTTACCATTGGTCTTAATGATTCTGGTAAATCGTTCATTTGAGAAGCGATGGTATCATCTTTAATTACTTTAGCAGCTCTTTCTAATAATCTTGAGTGAAGGTAGAAAACGTCTCCAGGATATGCTTCACGACCTGGTGGTCTTCTTAATAATAGAGAAAGCTCACGGTAAGCTACTGCTTGTTTCGATAAGTCATCATAAACAATTAATGCTGGTCTACCAGTGTCTCTGAAATATTCTCCGATTGCAGCTCCAGCCATTGGTGCATACACCTGCATTGGAGAAGGGTCTGAAGCGTTTGCTGCAACCACAACGGTGTAAGCTAAAGCTCCTTTATCTTCTAAAGTTTTTACGATTTGTGCTACAGTAGAACCTTTTTGACCTACAGCAACGTAGATACAGAATACAGGTTCACCAGCATCATAAAATTCTTTTTGGTTCAAAATAGTGTCGATAGCAACGGTAGTTTTACCAGTTTGTCTATCTCCGATGATCAACTCTCTTTGTCCTCTTCCGATTGGAATCATAGAGTCAATTGCTACGATACCTGTCTGAAGTGGTTCATTTACCGGTTGACGGAAAATTACTCCTGGAGCTTTTCTTTCTAGTGGCATTTCATAAAGATCTCCAGTTACAGGACCTTTACCATCGATAGGATTACCTAGAGTATCTACTACTCTTCCTAAAAGACCTTCTCCTACTTTAATAGAAGAGATTCTTTCGGTTCTTCTTACCGTATCTCCTTCTTTTACTCTTTTAGATTCTCCAAGAAGTGCAACACCTACATTGTCTTCTGCAAGATTTAATACAATACCTTCAATTCCTGATTCGAATTTTACCAATTCTCCGTATTGTACATTTTCTAAACCGTAAACTAGAGCGATACCGTCTCCAATTTGTAATACTGTACCCACTTCTTCTACATTTGTTTGTGTATCAAAGTTGGCTAACTGTTGTTTTAAAATTGCTGAAACTTCAGCCGGATTTATTTCTGCCATTTTATGGTTTTTTAACTTAATTTAATTGAAATTCTTTTTTCACTTGGCTAAGCTTTGTTCTCACAGAGGTATCTACCTGTTGGTCTCCTACTCTTAAGATATACCCGCCAATAATTTCAGGGTTTACTACCACATTTAGGTCGTAGTTTTTAGTATGGTCTACTAAAGATGAAGATTTTACAATGTCTTCTACATTTTTCTGAGACAGTTCAGAAGCTACGGTTAAGGTAACTCTCTGTACGCCTTGTAAGTCTTCTACTTTATTGATAAACTCTTGTGCTATATCTTGTAGATGACTTTCTCTACCTTGTTTAATCACCAAAGTAATGAGATTCTTACTTAATTGTGAAAACTGAGCAAAGATTTCTAAGGCTGCTTTGGTTTTCTTTTTAGCGTCTATGATTGGCGAAGCAAAGAAGTTTTTTAATTCTTTAGATTCATTAAAAATCTTTACTACATCTTTCATTTCCGAAAAAATAGAAGCCGTGTTCCCAGACTCTTGAGTAAAGTCTAGTAAACCTTGTGCATATCTTTTCGCTACTTTAGAGGTTAGCATATTAATTTAAGTTAGATTTATTAATGATTTTTT
Proteins encoded:
- a CDS encoding ATP-dependent Clp protease adaptor ClpS, giving the protein MKFYDNPQREYQEEVALLEQEDEVYKLVLHNDDVNTFDFVIECLIEICKHTLEQAEQCTILVHYKGKCTVKTGSMELLKPMHEKLISRGLTSEIV
- a CDS encoding hemolysin family protein; amino-acid sequence: MDYDSVVKLLIALLLVLLNGFFVAAEFSIVKVRYSQIQIKAAEGNKMAKQAEHIIKHLDAYLSATQLGITLASLALGWVGESALEHVFHGIFSYFNINIAPTMITTISVVVSFLIITVMHIVFGELVPKSIAIRKSEATTLFISAPLRLFYNIFKPFIWLMNLFSNAFLKLIGIHPASEHDIHSTEELQLLVKQSADSGEIEEENYEIIKNAFDFTDHTAKQVMVPRQNIISIDIEDDKEEILKQIIDCGYSRIPVFKNSIDNIIGLFYTKEIMREYIKNKDLDLKEFLREAFFVVGSKKISDLLNVFQQKKQHLAIVIDEFGGTEGILTLEDILEELVGEIQDEEDDEDKIVDQVGENVFWVKATQPLEEINECLPKELSEVGEYNTLAGFILHQLEDIPEENQEFDIDDYHFKILKMNNKSVELVELVYEPKDIVDDLTEEISEI
- the atpG gene encoding ATP synthase F1 subunit gamma, with protein sequence MANLKEIRGRITSISSTMQITSAMKMVSAAKLKKAQDAIVMLRPYSEKLQEIIQNVSASSDSDNVSAFAQKREVKKVLYIAITSNRGLAGAFNSSIIKELNHRISNSAVEVEVLTIGKKVFDAVKKNRTVYDNQSAIFDHVSFEKVSKVTSAVMKDFSQGKFDEVHLIYNKFLNAANQEVKTEQLLPISMPETDGNANSDYIFEPNRNEILDSLIPKSIKTQVYKAVLDSIASEHGARMTAMHKATDNAQALKNDLVIFYNKARQAAITNEILEIVSGAEALKNS
- the atpA gene encoding F0F1 ATP synthase subunit alpha, whose translation is MAEINPAEVSAILKQQLANFDTQTNVEEVGTVLQIGDGIALVYGLENVQYGELVKFESGIEGIVLNLAEDNVGVALLGESKRVKEGDTVRRTERISSIKVGEGLLGRVVDTLGNPIDGKGPVTGDLYEMPLERKAPGVIFRQPVNEPLQTGIVAIDSMIPIGRGQRELIIGDRQTGKTTVAIDTILNQKEFYDAGEPVFCIYVAVGQKGSTVAQIVKTLEDKGALAYTVVVAANASDPSPMQVYAPMAGAAIGEYFRDTGRPALIVYDDLSKQAVAYRELSLLLRRPPGREAYPGDVFYLHSRLLERAAKVIKDDTIASQMNDLPESLRPMVKGGGSLTALPIIETQAGDVSAYIPTNVISITDGQIFLESDLFNSGVRPAINVGISVSRVGGNAQIKSMKKVSGTLKLDQAQYKELEAFAKFGSDLDAATMAVIAKGERNVEILKQPVNSPLPVESQVAMIYAGTENLLRNVPVRKVREFQVEYVDFLKNKHPEVMAALKSGKIDDSLTGVLKQVATDLASKYN
- the atpH gene encoding ATP synthase F1 subunit delta; translated protein: MLTSKVAKRYAQGLLDFTQESGNTASIFSEMKDVVKIFNESKELKNFFASPIIDAKKKTKAALEIFAQFSQLSKNLITLVIKQGRESHLQDIAQEFINKVEDLQGVQRVTLTVASELSQKNVEDIVKSSSLVDHTKNYDLNVVVNPEIIGGYILRVGDQQVDTSVRTKLSQVKKEFQLN